The genomic region CGATCCGCCGACCGCGCGCAGCACGTCGCCGACGGTGATGTCCTCGGGTGGCCGGGCCAGCGCGTACCCGCCGTCGGCACCGCGATGACTGTGCAGCAGACCAGCCCGGCGCAGGTCGAGCAGGATGCCCTGGAGGAAACTGAGCGGGATCCCCTGCACCTCGGCCAGGCTTGCCGCCTTCACCAACTCGCCCCCGTCGCCACCGCTGCCCGCGTCGCCGCCGCCTTGGACGGCGGCGGCGACAGCGAGCATGGCCCGGAGCGCGTAGT from Micromonospora profundi harbors:
- a CDS encoding RrF2 family transcriptional regulator, which translates into the protein MYVSARSDYALRAMLAVAAAVQGGGDAGSGGDGGELVKAASLAEVQGIPLSFLQGILLDLRRAGLLHSHRGADGGYALARPPEDITVGDVLRAVGGSLTTVRGLPAERAGYHGVAAGLTDVWLAVHGAIATVVDSTTLADLLDRESTDRATTAS